Proteins encoded by one window of Pseudonocardia sp. HH130629-09:
- a CDS encoding IS256 family transposase: protein MVAEAKARGLALTGPDGLLKLFTKNVLETALNEEMTEHLGHDKNRADPGRESTNVRNGSRSKTVLSDAAGDVEIDVPRDRASTFEPQIVKKRQRRLTDVDEVVLSLYAKGMTTGEVSAHFADIYGASVSKETVSRITDKVVAEMNDWVGRPLDSVYAAVFIDAVHVKVRDGQVANRPVYAAIGVTVDGCKDVLGLWMGVGSEGAKFWMSVLVDLKNRGVRDVLFLVCDGLKGLPEVVANVWPQTIVQTCVVHLIRNTFRLVGRQDWDAVKRDIKPIYAAPNPNAALIAMDELDEKWGRKYAAMIRLWRNAWEEFVPFLDYDVEIRRVICSTNAIESLNARYRRAVRARGHFPTEQAAMKCLYLVTRSLDPTGTGRTRWTMRWKPVINAFAITFGDRWPGAETY, encoded by the coding sequence ATGGTGGCCGAGGCGAAGGCGCGCGGGCTGGCGTTGACCGGCCCGGACGGCCTGTTGAAGCTCTTTACCAAGAATGTTCTGGAAACGGCGCTGAACGAGGAGATGACCGAGCACCTCGGGCACGACAAGAACCGGGCCGACCCCGGCCGGGAATCCACCAACGTGCGGAACGGGTCCCGCTCGAAGACGGTTCTCTCGGATGCCGCGGGTGACGTGGAGATCGACGTTCCGAGAGACAGGGCCAGCACTTTCGAGCCGCAGATCGTGAAGAAGCGTCAGCGGCGCCTCACAGATGTCGACGAGGTCGTACTGTCGCTGTATGCGAAAGGGATGACGACCGGGGAGGTTTCCGCACATTTCGCTGACATCTATGGGGCGTCAGTATCGAAGGAGACGGTCTCGCGGATCACCGACAAGGTCGTCGCCGAGATGAATGACTGGGTTGGTCGGCCGTTGGATTCGGTGTACGCCGCGGTGTTCATCGACGCTGTCCACGTCAAGGTCCGGGACGGGCAGGTCGCCAACCGGCCGGTCTACGCAGCCATCGGCGTCACCGTGGACGGCTGCAAGGACGTGCTGGGGCTGTGGATGGGCGTCGGCAGTGAGGGCGCGAAGTTCTGGATGAGCGTGCTGGTCGACCTGAAGAACCGCGGCGTGCGTGACGTGCTGTTCCTGGTCTGCGACGGCCTCAAAGGACTCCCGGAGGTCGTGGCCAACGTGTGGCCGCAAACCATTGTCCAAACCTGCGTCGTGCACCTGATCCGAAACACTTTCCGGCTGGTGGGTCGACAGGACTGGGACGCGGTGAAGCGCGACATCAAACCAATCTATGCCGCGCCCAACCCGAATGCAGCACTTATCGCTATGGATGAGCTCGACGAGAAATGGGGCCGTAAGTACGCGGCGATGATCCGGCTATGGCGCAACGCGTGGGAAGAGTTCGTGCCGTTCTTGGACTACGACGTCGAGATTCGAAGGGTGATCTGCTCTACGAATGCGATCGAATCGCTTAACGCCCGCTACCGGCGCGCGGTGCGGGCGCGTGGTCATTTCCCCACTGAGCAGGCTGCGATGAAATGCTTGTATCTTGTGACTCGCAGCCTGGACCCGACCGGGACGGGCCGCACGAGGTGGACGATGCGTTGGAAGCCCGTGATCAACGCGTTCGCCATCACGTTCGGTGACCGCTGGCCGGGAGCCGAGACCTACTGA
- a CDS encoding molybdopterin-dependent oxidoreductase: MAILVELLAIAAAVASGHLVAALVAPASSPFVAVGDAVVRLSPQPVVEFAKSAFGTADKPVLLTGIGVLLVLLGAVAGLAARRRAVVGTAAVAVLGLLAVAAVLTGPVPTATDLAGPVVALVVGVAVQRGLDGLARRPGTTRTGGGGAGDGARDGDGVPRRTVLAGASAAVAAGTLVVGGTGLALSSAGSGIAASRAALTGRLAAATLAETARPVPASAAFPQLGTVPFVTPNADFYRIDVALTIPAVRAEDWSLRVHGRVGRELVLTVDDLLRRPLVQRTITMTCVSNTVGGNLVSTADFVGVELAPLLLEAGVDPAADQIVSTSRDGWTAGTPTATVLEPGRGALLALGMNGEALPVEHGFPVRMVVPGLYGYVSATKWLADIELTTFAERSVYWRDRGWAERAPIKTQCRIDAPVGFSRLPAGRVQVAGVAWAQPVGITAVEVRADDGPWVRAELATEVNPNTWRMWGAELDLSPGSHTLTARATDRRGLVQTDVRVDPIPDGATGWPSTIVTGDCFKIGVFGPTRRAEVRRDGHGQ; this comes from the coding sequence GTGGCGATCCTGGTGGAACTGCTGGCGATCGCCGCGGCGGTGGCATCGGGGCACCTCGTGGCGGCCCTGGTGGCGCCGGCGTCGTCACCGTTCGTGGCGGTCGGCGACGCGGTCGTGCGGCTCTCGCCGCAGCCGGTGGTGGAGTTCGCCAAGTCCGCCTTCGGGACGGCCGACAAGCCGGTCCTGCTCACCGGCATCGGCGTGCTGCTGGTGCTGCTCGGCGCAGTGGCCGGGCTCGCGGCGCGCCGGCGGGCGGTGGTGGGGACCGCCGCGGTCGCCGTGCTGGGGCTGCTCGCGGTGGCCGCGGTGCTGACCGGGCCGGTGCCGACCGCGACCGACCTGGCCGGGCCGGTCGTCGCGCTGGTGGTGGGTGTGGCGGTGCAGCGGGGGCTGGACGGGCTCGCCCGCCGTCCCGGCACCACCCGCACCGGGGGCGGCGGCGCCGGGGACGGCGCAAGGGACGGTGACGGTGTCCCCCGGCGCACCGTGCTCGCCGGGGCGTCGGCGGCGGTCGCCGCCGGGACGCTCGTCGTGGGCGGGACCGGCCTGGCGCTGTCCTCCGCCGGCAGCGGGATCGCGGCCTCACGGGCCGCGCTGACCGGCAGGCTGGCCGCGGCGACGCTCGCCGAGACCGCGCGGCCGGTGCCGGCCTCGGCCGCGTTCCCGCAGCTCGGGACCGTTCCGTTCGTGACCCCGAACGCCGACTTCTACCGCATCGACGTCGCCCTGACGATTCCCGCGGTCCGGGCCGAGGACTGGTCGCTGCGGGTGCACGGCCGGGTAGGGCGCGAGCTCGTTCTCACCGTCGACGACCTGCTGCGACGTCCGCTGGTCCAGCGGACGATCACGATGACCTGCGTCTCCAACACCGTCGGCGGGAACCTGGTGTCCACCGCGGACTTCGTCGGCGTCGAGCTGGCCCCGCTCCTGCTGGAGGCCGGCGTCGACCCGGCCGCGGACCAGATCGTCTCCACCAGCCGCGACGGCTGGACCGCGGGCACCCCTACCGCGACCGTGCTGGAGCCCGGCCGCGGCGCGCTGCTCGCACTCGGCATGAACGGCGAGGCGCTGCCGGTCGAGCACGGGTTCCCGGTGCGCATGGTCGTCCCGGGGCTCTACGGCTACGTCTCGGCCACAAAGTGGCTCGCCGACATCGAGCTGACGACCTTCGCCGAGCGCAGCGTCTACTGGCGCGACCGCGGCTGGGCCGAGCGCGCCCCGATCAAGACCCAGTGCCGCATCGACGCCCCGGTCGGGTTCTCCCGGCTGCCGGCGGGACGCGTGCAGGTCGCCGGGGTCGCGTGGGCGCAGCCGGTCGGGATCACCGCCGTCGAGGTCCGCGCCGACGACGGCCCGTGGGTCCGCGCCGAGCTGGCCACCGAGGTCAACCCGAACACCTGGCGGATGTGGGGGGCCGAGCTCGACCTCTCCCCCGGCAGCCACACGCTCACCGCCCGCGCCACCGACCGCCGCGGGCTCGTCCAGACCGACGTCCGTGTCGACCCGATCCCGGACGGTGCGACGGGGTGGCCCAGCACCATCGTCACCGGGGACTGTTTCAAGATCGGTGTTTTCGGCCCGACACGCCGGGCTGAGGTCCGGCGAGATGGGCACGGACAGTGA
- a CDS encoding LysR family transcriptional regulator: MELSLSRLRMLRELHRRGTITAAATALHYTASAVSQQLAQLERDVGTRLFERRGRRVQLTDLGVLLAEHAEEILASVERATQALEEAGETVAAKLTAGVWASVASGLLPDALTALARTHPGVEVRTRELAPEETAAAVRDGELDLSFVIDYSNYPMTWDKGLERAVIAVERVYAAVPAGAVPAASVMLAELAEHPWIVSPARSHFGQAARLACQSAGFEPRIDHEVEEQATAMAMVAAGLGVTLVTDLGLALRPPGVDIVALGDALTRTVSLAYRTTTARRAAVPLVIEAVRTAAAQKGLGADAPIPVQPESLGLS, from the coding sequence ATGGAGCTGTCCCTGTCTCGGCTTCGGATGCTGCGTGAGCTGCACCGGCGGGGAACCATCACGGCGGCGGCGACGGCGCTGCACTACACGGCGTCGGCGGTGTCCCAGCAGCTCGCGCAGCTCGAGCGCGACGTCGGGACGCGGCTGTTCGAGCGGAGAGGGCGCCGGGTCCAGCTCACCGACCTCGGTGTCCTGCTGGCCGAGCACGCCGAGGAGATCCTCGCCTCGGTCGAGCGCGCCACCCAGGCGCTGGAGGAGGCGGGCGAGACCGTTGCGGCGAAGCTCACCGCCGGGGTGTGGGCCTCGGTCGCCTCGGGTCTGCTGCCCGACGCGCTGACCGCGCTGGCCCGCACCCACCCCGGTGTCGAGGTCCGCACCCGCGAGCTCGCCCCGGAGGAGACCGCGGCCGCGGTGCGCGACGGCGAGCTCGACCTGTCGTTCGTCATCGACTACTCGAACTACCCGATGACGTGGGACAAGGGCCTGGAGCGGGCGGTCATCGCCGTCGAGCGGGTCTACGCGGCGGTGCCCGCCGGGGCGGTGCCCGCCGCGAGCGTGATGCTGGCGGAGCTGGCCGAGCACCCGTGGATCGTCTCACCCGCCCGGTCGCACTTCGGGCAGGCGGCGCGCCTGGCCTGCCAGAGCGCGGGCTTCGAACCGCGGATCGACCACGAGGTCGAGGAGCAGGCCACCGCGATGGCGATGGTCGCGGCCGGGCTCGGTGTCACCCTGGTGACGGATCTGGGCCTGGCGCTGCGCCCGCCGGGGGTCGACATCGTCGCGCTCGGCGACGCCCTGACCCGCACGGTGTCGCTGGCCTACCGCACCACCACCGCGCGGCGGGCCGCGGTGCCGCTGGTGATCGAGGCCGTCCGGACCGCGGCGGCGCAGAAGGGGCTCGGCGCCGACGCCCCGATCCCGGTGCAGCCGGAGTCGCTCGGCCTGTCCTGA
- a CDS encoding Glu/Leu/Phe/Val family dehydrogenase — MRLQWNDAVTGAVGYLVVHTLRAGLATGGTRMQAGCTLSEVEDLARGMANKTATFDLPIGGAKGGIDFDPKDLRAVEVLQRFCEAMRPWIDAHWVTAEDLGVPQHLIDEVFEKLGLGQSYHAAISRAADPAATLERVRTGLKAEVDGGFELGDVIGGYGVAHACLASAVSWGQIPADTTVAIQGVGTMGGAAAYYLHEAGMKVTTLADAAGTLHCADGLDVPALLDLRDGYGEIDRSRLPAGVEQLPRTAILSAEVDILVPAAISYAITPDNSYDVRARVIVEAANAATTPEAEAMLAARGVPVLPDFVANAGAVAWAWWLLLGEVDDDPQNSFDRLRTVMHAKVAQLLAAWTEDGVTPRETGHRWADDPAPTTGPVVIP; from the coding sequence ATGCGCCTGCAGTGGAACGACGCCGTGACCGGCGCCGTCGGCTACCTGGTCGTGCACACCCTGCGGGCGGGGCTCGCCACCGGCGGCACCCGGATGCAGGCCGGCTGTACGTTGTCCGAGGTCGAGGACCTCGCACGCGGCATGGCCAACAAGACCGCCACCTTCGACCTGCCGATCGGCGGGGCCAAGGGCGGCATCGACTTCGACCCGAAGGACCTGCGCGCCGTCGAGGTGCTGCAGCGCTTCTGCGAGGCCATGCGCCCCTGGATCGACGCGCACTGGGTGACCGCGGAGGATCTCGGCGTCCCGCAGCACCTGATCGACGAGGTCTTCGAGAAGCTCGGCCTCGGCCAGAGCTACCACGCCGCGATCAGCCGCGCCGCCGACCCGGCCGCCACCCTGGAGCGGGTCCGCACCGGGCTGAAGGCCGAGGTCGACGGCGGGTTCGAGCTGGGCGACGTGATCGGCGGCTACGGCGTCGCACACGCCTGTCTGGCCTCCGCGGTGTCCTGGGGCCAGATCCCGGCCGACACCACGGTCGCGATCCAGGGCGTCGGCACGATGGGTGGTGCGGCCGCCTACTACCTGCACGAGGCGGGGATGAAGGTCACCACGCTGGCCGACGCCGCGGGCACCCTGCACTGCGCGGACGGGCTCGACGTGCCCGCGCTGCTGGACCTGCGCGACGGCTACGGCGAGATCGACCGCTCCCGGCTGCCCGCCGGCGTCGAGCAGCTCCCGCGCACCGCGATCCTGTCGGCCGAGGTCGACATCCTGGTGCCGGCCGCGATCTCCTACGCGATCACCCCGGACAACTCCTACGACGTCCGTGCCCGCGTGATCGTCGAGGCCGCGAACGCCGCGACGACCCCGGAGGCCGAGGCCATGCTCGCCGCGCGCGGGGTGCCGGTGCTGCCGGACTTCGTCGCGAACGCCGGTGCGGTCGCCTGGGCCTGGTGGCTGCTGCTCGGCGAGGTCGACGACGACCCGCAGAACTCCTTCGACCGGCTGCGCACCGTGATGCACGCCAAGGTCGCGCAGCTGCTGGCCGCGTGGACCGAGGACGGCGTCACCCCGCGCGAAACCGGGCACCGTTGGGCCGACGACCCGGCGCCGACCACCGGTCCGGTCGTCATCCCCTGA
- a CDS encoding aldo/keto reductase, whose protein sequence is MLGAWLAARPGVREQVRISTRTGVRGGLGAAAVRTAARGSLDRLGVGSVDLFWAHVEDRGTDLDETDAALGALVTGGLATRLGASNHAPWRVERARAAAAAQGVAAFDAVQYRHSYVLPRPGAALPDSGHMLFDAVAADTGATRNQVVLAWIMTGGHGRTGLAGELAVGPAWPLVGVSRTAQLDEPLDARDLHLIEEHRAVLDGAA, encoded by the coding sequence GTGCTCGGGGCGTGGCTCGCGGCGCGGCCCGGCGTCCGCGAGCAGGTCCGGATCTCCACCAGGACCGGGGTGCGGGGCGGGCTCGGAGCCGCCGCGGTCCGCACCGCCGCACGGGGCAGCCTGGACCGGCTCGGCGTCGGGTCGGTCGACCTGTTCTGGGCGCACGTCGAGGACCGCGGCACCGACCTCGACGAGACGGACGCCGCGCTCGGTGCCCTGGTCACCGGCGGGCTGGCGACGCGGCTGGGCGCGTCCAACCACGCGCCGTGGCGGGTCGAGCGGGCCCGTGCGGCCGCCGCGGCGCAGGGCGTCGCCGCGTTCGACGCCGTCCAGTACCGGCACTCCTACGTGCTCCCGCGCCCGGGCGCGGCGCTGCCCGACTCCGGGCACATGCTGTTCGACGCCGTCGCCGCGGACACCGGCGCCACCCGCAACCAGGTCGTGCTCGCCTGGATCATGACCGGGGGACACGGCCGGACCGGGCTCGCGGGCGAGCTCGCCGTCGGACCGGCATGGCCGCTGGTCGGGGTCAGCCGGACCGCCCAGCTGGACGAGCCCCTCGACGCCCGGGACCTGCACCTCATCGAGGAGCACCGCGCGGTCCTCGACGGCGCGGCGTGA
- the hepT gene encoding type VII toxin-antitoxin system HepT family RNase toxin: protein MVDTDRVRRLLVMLERYRDLLAEDAPDPFRRRHLVQTAAQICIDLANHVIAADGHRTPRDYGDAFRVLAEVGVLDDGLAGRMIALAGARNLIVHLYAEVDDELLARSIRDGGLDDLGAFAARIAALAA from the coding sequence ATGGTCGACACCGACCGCGTCCGTCGGTTGCTGGTGATGCTGGAGCGCTACCGCGACCTGCTCGCCGAGGACGCACCCGACCCGTTCCGACGTCGTCACCTGGTGCAGACGGCCGCGCAGATCTGCATCGACCTGGCCAACCACGTCATCGCCGCCGACGGCCACCGGACACCCCGGGACTACGGCGACGCCTTCCGGGTCCTTGCCGAGGTCGGAGTGCTCGACGACGGTCTCGCGGGCCGCATGATCGCCCTCGCCGGCGCGCGCAACCTCATCGTCCACCTCTACGCCGAGGTCGACGACGAGCTGCTCGCCCGCAGCATCCGGGACGGGGGTCTCGACGACCTGGGGGCGTTCGCTGCCCGCATCGCCGCCCTCGCCGCCTGA
- the mntA gene encoding type VII toxin-antitoxin system MntA family adenylyltransferase antitoxin, with product MEPDLDPVFAAHDVAVAYLFGSRADGTARPDSDHDVAVLFAGAPSPVATELLAGDLAALLGTGVDVVDLARAGLELRGRVAESGRLLYSADEVARVRFEVDARMRWIEFRPVLEETTRSFLARVAREGLR from the coding sequence GTGGAGCCCGACCTCGACCCGGTGTTCGCCGCGCACGATGTCGCGGTGGCCTACCTGTTCGGGTCGCGTGCCGACGGTACCGCCCGCCCGGACAGCGACCACGACGTCGCGGTGCTGTTCGCCGGCGCCCCCTCCCCCGTGGCCACCGAGCTGCTCGCCGGCGACCTCGCCGCCCTGCTCGGGACCGGGGTCGACGTCGTCGACCTCGCGCGGGCCGGCCTCGAGCTGCGGGGACGGGTCGCCGAGTCGGGCCGGCTCCTCTACAGCGCCGACGAGGTCGCGCGGGTCCGTTTCGAGGTGGACGCCCGGATGCGCTGGATCGAGTTCCGCCCCGTCCTGGAGGAGACGACCCGGTCGTTCCTCGCCCGTGTCGCGCGGGAGGGGTTGCGCTGA
- a CDS encoding DUF5313 family protein, with protein sequence MDDPIRRPNPFRWVAYAFGARLPARNRRWVLHDVTTRTWVLRHLVRTTIQLIPLLAMLYLVVPGPPWVRLGTIASGAVIGYFYSAVYTVEACETRVMKAGYPVGAAAATREARRAEQHVDARLRHDREFGAGRERDDRRG encoded by the coding sequence ATGGACGACCCGATCCGGCGGCCGAACCCGTTCCGCTGGGTGGCCTACGCCTTCGGCGCCCGGCTGCCGGCCCGCAACCGGCGCTGGGTGCTCCACGACGTCACCACCCGCACCTGGGTGCTGCGCCACCTCGTCCGCACCACGATCCAGCTGATCCCGCTGCTGGCCATGCTGTACCTGGTCGTGCCCGGCCCGCCGTGGGTGCGGCTGGGCACCATCGCCTCGGGCGCGGTGATCGGCTACTTCTACTCGGCGGTCTACACGGTCGAGGCGTGCGAGACCCGGGTGATGAAGGCCGGCTACCCGGTGGGGGCGGCCGCGGCGACCCGGGAGGCGCGCCGCGCCGAGCAGCACGTCGACGCCCGGCTGCGGCACGACCGGGAGTTCGGGGCGGGCCGCGAGCGGGACGACCGCCGGGGCTGA
- a CDS encoding DUF1990 family protein, producing MNVDDAETPTDSHDPRWHVDHGRALVGTEPPGDPVPDGPWERACAVLRDYQFTAPNRLRGVFRPADPLLGRDMLLEGRFGPMRFHLGVRVTGLVDETVDGRRVWGWTYETLHGHLEEGRLTYEVVKDLTTGDVEFVIRAFSRPAHIPNPLFRLGFGLFGRAVQLEFYHRAGQRVRELVADAAAGRLLPQPLPGADGVTVAPQNAGRHWTDPIAVLVRHPGV from the coding sequence GTGAACGTCGACGACGCCGAGACCCCCACCGACTCCCACGACCCGCGCTGGCACGTCGACCACGGCCGGGCGCTGGTCGGCACCGAGCCGCCCGGTGACCCGGTGCCCGACGGCCCCTGGGAACGCGCGTGCGCGGTGCTGCGCGACTACCAGTTCACCGCCCCGAACCGGCTGCGTGGCGTGTTCCGCCCGGCCGACCCGCTGCTGGGCCGCGACATGCTGCTGGAGGGCCGGTTCGGGCCGATGCGCTTCCACCTCGGCGTCCGTGTCACCGGGCTGGTCGACGAGACCGTCGACGGCCGGCGCGTCTGGGGCTGGACCTACGAGACCCTGCACGGGCACCTGGAGGAGGGCCGGCTCACCTACGAGGTGGTCAAGGACCTCACGACCGGCGACGTCGAGTTCGTCATCCGCGCGTTCTCCCGGCCCGCGCACATCCCGAACCCGCTGTTCCGGCTCGGCTTCGGGCTGTTCGGCCGGGCGGTGCAGCTGGAGTTCTACCATCGGGCCGGGCAGCGGGTGCGTGAGCTCGTCGCCGACGCGGCGGCGGGCAGGTTGCTGCCACAGCCGCTGCCGGGTGCCGACGGTGTGACCGTCGCCCCGCAGAACGCCGGACGGCACTGGACAGACCCGATCGCCGTGCTCGTCCGGCATCCGGGTGTCTGA
- a CDS encoding DUF1990 family protein: protein MRTPTTASTSGRTTPVTGARRSRRVSAVLRWPVGLLLVSWRYFWRTTPIHRSDVVGDLGDLPPASPQGADADDVQRPSDGYGPLLHRRYGVRIRGSRLSPEELMTRLGADPDRWSPEFAAFGRTRGEPGGMDVGDEFLIRMPGPWDGPVRVAAAGPTGFSFVTLDGHLEAGRIDFRTRRDPDHPEMLRFDIESWARPGDRLSHVLYNTLRVAKEVQFNMWTHACIRAAAIAGGRPDGGVTVHTRRFPTTG from the coding sequence ATGCGGACCCCCACGACGGCCTCGACGAGCGGACGGACCACCCCGGTGACGGGTGCCCGGCGGTCCCGCCGGGTGTCGGCGGTGCTCCGCTGGCCGGTGGGTCTGCTGCTGGTGTCGTGGCGCTACTTCTGGCGCACCACACCGATCCACCGCAGCGACGTCGTGGGGGACCTGGGGGACCTGCCTCCCGCCTCGCCGCAGGGCGCCGACGCCGACGACGTCCAGCGCCCGTCGGACGGGTACGGCCCCCTGCTGCACCGGCGCTACGGCGTGCGCATCCGTGGGTCCCGGCTGAGCCCCGAGGAGCTCATGACGCGCCTCGGCGCGGACCCCGACCGCTGGTCACCGGAGTTCGCGGCGTTCGGCCGCACCCGCGGCGAGCCCGGCGGGATGGACGTCGGCGACGAGTTCCTGATCCGCATGCCCGGCCCGTGGGACGGTCCGGTGCGGGTGGCCGCCGCCGGGCCCACCGGGTTCTCCTTCGTCACCCTGGACGGGCACCTGGAGGCCGGTCGGATCGACTTCCGCACCCGTCGCGACCCGGACCACCCGGAGATGCTGCGCTTCGACATCGAGTCCTGGGCACGGCCCGGGGACCGGCTCTCGCACGTGCTCTACAACACGCTGCGCGTGGCCAAGGAGGTGCAGTTCAACATGTGGACGCACGCCTGCATCCGGGCGGCCGCCATCGCCGGCGGCCGGCCGGACGGCGGCGTGACGGTGCACACCCGGCGGTTTCCGACCACCGGGTGA
- a CDS encoding enoyl-CoA hydratase-related protein, whose protein sequence is MSTDAPAFTEISYDVDDRVATITLDRPDRLNAFTATMARELIAAYDRADADDTVRAIVLTGRGRGFCAGADLGRGGSSFDPTDPQRAADRAGVGTIGGVVRDGGGTVTMRMAALRTPVIAAVNGPAVGIGATMTLPADIRLAGSSARFGFVFARRGLVPEAASSWFLPRIVGVSRAMEWAATGRVFDAAEALDGRLVSRVLPDDELLGAAYAIAREIADNTSAVSVALTRQLLWGMLGAPSPWDAHRADSAAIAHLGQGRDVAEGVTSFLERRPPAFPDTVSEDYPGHVLPHWPAPPADLTD, encoded by the coding sequence ATGAGCACCGACGCTCCCGCCTTCACCGAGATCTCCTACGACGTCGACGACCGGGTCGCCACGATCACCCTCGACCGTCCGGACCGGCTCAACGCGTTCACCGCGACGATGGCCCGCGAGCTGATCGCCGCCTACGACCGCGCCGACGCCGACGACACCGTCCGCGCGATCGTGCTCACCGGCCGCGGCCGCGGCTTCTGCGCCGGCGCCGACCTGGGCCGCGGCGGCTCCTCGTTCGACCCGACCGACCCACAGCGCGCCGCGGACCGCGCGGGCGTCGGCACCATCGGCGGCGTCGTCCGCGACGGCGGCGGCACCGTGACGATGCGGATGGCGGCGTTGCGCACCCCGGTGATCGCCGCCGTCAACGGGCCCGCGGTCGGCATCGGGGCGACGATGACGCTGCCCGCCGACATCCGCCTCGCCGGCTCCTCGGCCCGGTTCGGGTTCGTGTTCGCCCGCCGTGGGCTCGTCCCGGAGGCCGCGTCGAGCTGGTTCCTGCCCCGGATCGTCGGGGTCTCCCGGGCGATGGAGTGGGCCGCGACGGGCCGGGTGTTCGACGCCGCCGAGGCCCTCGACGGCCGGCTGGTCTCCCGTGTCCTGCCCGACGACGAGCTACTCGGCGCGGCGTACGCGATCGCGCGCGAGATCGCCGACAACACCTCGGCGGTGTCGGTCGCGCTGACCCGGCAGCTGCTGTGGGGGATGCTCGGCGCGCCCAGCCCGTGGGACGCCCACCGCGCCGACTCGGCCGCGATCGCGCACCTCGGGCAGGGCCGCGACGTCGCCGAGGGCGTCACGTCGTTCCTGGAGAGGCGCCCGCCCGCCTTCCCCGACACCGTCTCCGAGGACTACCCCGGCCACGTCCTGCCGCACTGGCCCGCCCCGCCCGCCGACCTGACGGACTGA
- a CDS encoding ribosomal RNA small subunit methyltransferase A, with product MPRPLGRHEHGQNFLVDDAVPAAMAAVVAGYPPRPLLELGPGDGALTAALLRLPGRPLTAVELDPYRVARLRRRFGDALTVVHGDLLDVRLDRPVDVVSNVPFALTTPLLRRLLAAPRWAHALVLVQWEVARKRAAVGGTSALTARWWPWFTFTLHDRVPARAFRPVPAVDGGVLEIARREVPLLDARPRDHHRIVDAVFTGRGRGAVDVVGRRFGRALARDWARECGLGPRTLPRDLDAGHWVRLHARVAGRR from the coding sequence CTGCCACGTCCGCTCGGCCGTCACGAGCACGGCCAGAACTTCCTCGTCGACGACGCCGTCCCGGCCGCGATGGCCGCCGTCGTCGCCGGGTACCCGCCCCGGCCGCTGCTGGAGCTGGGCCCCGGTGACGGCGCGCTGACCGCCGCGCTGCTGCGCCTGCCCGGCAGGCCCCTGACCGCGGTCGAGCTCGACCCGTACCGGGTGGCCCGCCTGCGACGACGCTTCGGCGACGCCCTCACCGTCGTCCACGGCGACCTGCTCGACGTCCGCCTGGACCGGCCCGTCGACGTGGTGTCCAACGTCCCGTTCGCCCTGACCACCCCACTGCTGCGACGCCTGCTGGCCGCCCCGCGCTGGGCGCACGCGCTGGTGCTGGTGCAGTGGGAGGTCGCCCGCAAGCGGGCCGCGGTCGGCGGCACCAGCGCCCTCACCGCCCGCTGGTGGCCGTGGTTCACCTTCACCCTGCACGACCGGGTCCCGGCCAGGGCGTTCCGGCCGGTCCCGGCCGTCGACGGCGGGGTGCTGGAGATCGCCCGCCGGGAGGTGCCGCTGCTCGACGCCCGGCCCCGGGACCACCACCGGATCGTCGACGCGGTGTTCACCGGCCGTGGCCGCGGGGCGGTCGACGTCGTCGGGCGGCGGTTCGGCCGCGCGCTGGCACGGGACTGGGCGCGCGAGTGCGGGCTCGGGCCGCGGACGCTGCCGCGTGACCTCGACGCGGGACACTGGGTCCGGCTGCACGCCCGGGTGGCCGGGCGGAGGTGA